The following DNA comes from Capsicum annuum cultivar UCD-10X-F1 chromosome 7, UCD10Xv1.1, whole genome shotgun sequence.
CCCTTGGATACGGATCGTACCCTCCTTCCCCTCCCCTCTCATATTCTAGGCAGCGtgatgagggtcactcactgtCCTAGGTACGAGTGAACCCTCCCCAATCATAACCAATATATACGAGTCATACCTAAGTGAGTCATATGGAGTGAGGTTTTAGCTTGAGGGGATTGTTTTGTATACGATTGGTGTATATGAGTTAGGGGTGAGTGTATCCTTTGGATACAACACAAGAGTGCATGGTTGTACCCTTAACAGTATGTGTAACCTAGGGGGAGCCAAGGGAACGGGccagggtaccacttgtatgctAGGATACGAGTCCCTTAAGTAAGTCGTATGGTGAGTCGTGTCCCTGGAAACGTGCAATTTTCAACTTCTAACAAAGGGACTTATGgtcatttcccatgcctaaaaccTAAGTcgtctcactatataagtgtgtgtagccTTCTAAACATCTATTTTTGATGGAccaaacaccctaaatactctcttaaactcatcttgaagaattgaaagctagggtttcaagagagCTAATCTAGTGGCAAGAAGGAGTCAAAATTCTTGGTAAATCAAGTTGtttaaggaatgtatctcttccccttcTAAATAACtgtaaacccatgtatttcacacttagattagtaagtgtacatggtggttttgaaatcaaatgaaaaggctcttgttgcctaatgatgagtAATGATGATTCtagcttagacttatgtttatacatgttattgatggtagttttCACATGAGAATGCTTGTTGTATGCGTTATAACATGTGGGTCTTAAGTAATCCTAGTCTTGATAATTTCTACAATgaaattggccttggtaaaggtatgtacacaaggtgtttgtgaaaatgttaaAGTGAGATGTCTAGTTACATGATGAAGCTTTGAAATCGAgaaatggcccaataagtatgaatgctAGATAAATGGTATTATGAAGGTAATTTGAGccatgtattttataattgatgaCCCTGATGGTTTGATAAATAAGAAGAGGTTAAATccttaaacatcaaaataaacttGAAGTGTAGAACTAAATTATAGTATAGAATTGTTAACAAAGTGtgaatggcttgtaagggtctTAAGGACCATAGTTTTAATTGTATGATGAGTTGAATTAAGGCATTatcctattgaaatggttgagcaatgaaggctcccaagaggaccatgtggtcatgtgtGGTGTTGAATGGAGTAaataggttaaagtccttatgtgtggAGTTGAATGTAGGtggatgcatggacaaagggttagagtcccaatgtcagCTAATCATAGTCACGATGGCTTGAGATTAAaatcccttgcctaatgaaattgcttgaggttaaagtcccttacttGAAGAGATCTCTTAAGGTAAAAGTATCTCGCCGAAtgaaatggcttatggttagagtccaagTGGGgtatgaggttagagtcccttcgCTAGTAGCTGGGTATGATGTTGAAGTCCCTTTCCCATAAGAATGCATGTGTGGCTAAAGTCCCGTGATAAATGAATGTGTATGTGGTTAAATTCTTTGATAAATGAATGTATGTGCATGGTGAAAGCCCTTTGTCTATCGGTATGTGAATGTGGTTTAAGTCCTATGCCTAGTGAGAAATGCTTGAACCTATAAGtgtggaaggttagagtcctccatagcatgtatgatgaatgagtgcTTCCAAAGTGTTGATAATACTTGTTcccttgattagcatgtgatatgtctatatgAATGGATAAAGTTATGAATGGATATAGTTATGAATGTGACTGAATGTGAAATAGGGAGTTGTGGTTAAATGAAAATGTTATCtaatccttatccttgagttatatactagcgctccaaccgctaactgtcTCCGAACGCTATGTCTTCATGCGCTATAGGGGCCAAAGCATCATCCTCCTTTCCTACGCAGTGATTAGGTAATCTAAGCGGCTCGTGCATTGGCTTtagagtggtgagctttcttattTCAGAAGGCATTcattcttggtctcctatctttagaattagtcttattttgacttgatTTGGCTATTATCGGCGGCTTATCCCGACACATACTTTTTTAAACATcgatttgtatagaggtattgtggatggcTATTGACTTGGATGTATTGGTTggttgatgaatctaatgaagttTTTAGATatatttaagttattatatgtttCCGCTATTCTATTATATGGTCAGAATTCATCCGACCCTTATGATGCATATGATGATGAATGGATTGGGTTATTGGGGTGACCTCCGGTAAATGTGTGCTTGaagtgcccatacgacatggcccgGTTTCGGGGTGTGTCATTTTCTTTGCAGGAAATTTTTTGTGTTTTGCTAGTTGCTAGTTATGCTGTGAAGAAAGGGGAAGAAATAAATGGAGAAAGTAAAAAGAGAAAGGGAAAAATATTGTGAAGTGGAGAAGACAAGTGTATTTAACACCAATACACATTTGCCATTACTATTAATGTTAATTACGAAACTACCTTTGGTAATACAACCAAACCTTCAATTATATATAAGTGTCACGAACTTTACTACGATTATATATACAGGAGTTTTAGTAGAGCTTTTTGAAGATTAATTGGTGaagagaatttttattttttgctgaaAATGTTTTGTGTTTTCCAAGTTGCTAGTTATGCAGTGAAAAAAGGATAAGAAATGAATGgggaaaataaaaaggaaaggaaaaaaaatattatgaaatggAAAAGACACGTGTATTTAACACCAATACACATTTGCCATACTATTAATGTTATTTACGGAACTATCCTTGGTAGTACTATCAAACCTTTACTCTTATATAAGTGTCACGGACTTTACTACAATTATATCTACAAATATTTTAGTAGAGCTTTTTGAAGATTAATTGGTGAAGAGATTTTTTTTACAGGAAATTTCTTGTGTTTTGCTAGTTGCTAGTTATGCTGTGAAGAAAGGtgaagaaatgaatgaaaaaagtaaaaaggaaaGGGAAAAAATGCTGTGAAGTGGAGAAGATACGTGTATTTAACACCAATACACATTTGCCATTACTATTAATGTTATTTACGAAACTACCTTTGATAATACAACCAAACTTTCACTTATATATAAGTGCAATTAGTAGAAAATATCATAGTttatatattctaatattttatgCAGAGAAATGTTGCTAGATATCTATTGGCTCCTTTTCATCAAATTAATGGAAAGATttatgtttcctttttttttttggttacatAATACAAGGATTTATGTGGAGTTCTTTTGTTTGTGGATAATTTTATGAAATCTTGcaggaaaaaaaattgtttatgttttcatttccaaagtttttagtttttttctttttaagaaaatttgCTTCTTTATCTATTTGATGATTACTAAGTTGGCTATTTGCATATAAGGAGTAATGTTTACAAGAGTCTGGTAGACCAGAGTAGGGGTCATGTGCCTCCGATGACCtcgaaaaaaatatatgtatatatatagtcaaTGTGATGTATGTATATTGATTGGCACCCTTATTCACAAAGGTCGAGTAGCTGCACCGATTGATATATAGTGCACAAACAACCCTTTAGTATGCAGACCTGGATTTGATTCCCACTCTAGCATCCGTGCAAAGAAAGTTCCCTGACATTATTGCTAGGACCGAAATAATCaggtgtcatgcggaagctagCAAAGCAACCCTCGAAAGACCACGAATAAGAATATATGcgagaaataaatcaaaagagACACAATAATTTAGCGCGGTTCGGTCAATTGATCTACCTTCACAAAAGGAGATGAGCAATCTACTATATAAAAGAGTGTACAAATTGTCAAGAGAGACAACCTCACACAATTCACTCAGAATAAAAGAGGTTCACACAAGTGATAGTGCAACACTCGTGTCTAAAAAGTCTCCCCCAAACGAAACTCTCAAACCcctaggactacattgtggatgctacaaaACTAGGAGTCTCTATTTATAGAGTCTATAACACTTTACTATAAGAATAAGGATTAGCTTTATCTGAAGAATATGTTTTCCTTTTCCTAAAAGTTAACCCAATTATGGTACCTAAAGAAAAACTCAGTTATGATAAAAAAAAGTCAGAACAAACACCAACAATAGTAGCCACGGATCAATAGTGCCCCATTACACTCAAATTCTAAGTTGTGCATAGGACCCTTTAACCCAAAGATGAATAGATGACCATGATAATTATACCTGTTGAGTAAAGATAAAAGATAACATAGATAGGATTCCACCATCCTGATAAGACCAAAGGTCTCAAATTCTGAATACCAATACCAAATAGTTAAACGAAACAACAAAATATGGAATCTTTGAAGAGTAGAATGTATGCAAATGTTATCTTTACCTCATAGGTAGAGTAGAACGATTttttccaatagaccctcaggGATGGCTCAATAACATTTGTGGCCTAGAGCTAAACTTCATAAGGGGCCTAAGactgttttacaaaaaaataaaaaaaaagtcccTCATCTCTGTTGTTATGTTAAGTTTTTCTAGTCTTTTAAGCTAAAAGTTGTTAATAACCCTTTTTAATTATATCTTTAATACTAATTTTACTATTAACAATATATAGTCAATTAATTGAATTTTTCTTGAAACATTATCTGACGATGTTCATACtgtaattcaaattcaattcatttttttatatatattttaatcttgTGTAACAATATCCAAATGTCATTCAACTtctaatatatgattaaaatataatatatacttatatgtacatacaaaaattaacaaattttaaattaaaaaaatataattataagttAAAAGAATAAACATGATCCTATaagttaataattttatttcagaACAAATTTTACGGCTTGAATTTACTTACTTCAATGcttggaaaattttaaaaaaggacTGACTGTGATATTTATGCCCCCgtttttttagaaaatagataGCTTGTTAGGGAAAAatagaatacaacaacaacaaaaaacccagtatattctcacatagtggtgtctgggaagggtagagtgtacgcattcataccactacctctaaagaggtagagaggctgtttccgatagacccccggctcaagataaaaggcaacatacaaaagcatcaaaagcatAGAACATGATAAGATAACACATCCACAAAAAAATTTACATTGCCAAATAAAGGACTTCAAAGTCCACCTAATTACagactacgactcatccacacccttagccctctatcctaatgtttttcctccatatcttcttATCCagagtcatgtcctcagtcagttgtaactgttccatgtcacgtttaatcacttctctccaatttttcttcggtctacccctaccccgcttgaaaccttctaaggtcaacctctcacacctatgaaatggggcatccgtgcccctcctcatcacatgaccaaaccatcttaacctcacttcccgcattttatcctccactaaCACCACTCCCACCAAAGCGAATAAAAACGTGATctctggtgcaaccctgtcaagatcgagaaatgctcagaatctcctcccactgTCCTTACCCGATTGTTCGCCCCCTCATATATGTCCTTAATCGCTCTAATGTACGCCACTAGGACCCccctcgcctccaagcatctctaaagaacctcTCTGGGGACCTTGTCATaagccttttccaagtcaataaacaccatgtgaagatccttcttcctctctctatactgctctaccaatctccgcacaaggtgaattgcctcagtcgtggagcgactaggcataaaaccaaattgattctccgaaatagacacaaaCTTCCTCAACCTctgctccaccaccctctcctaaatcttcattaTGTGACTCAAAAACTTAATACcccggtagttgttgcaactctgaatgtcacccttgttcttatataaaggaatcatcgtgctcTATATCCACACCTTAGGCATCTTTGctgacttaaaaatattgttaaacaagttggttagccacctcaaccctgacccgccagagaacttccaaaaatccaccgaaatctcGTTGGGCCCCGTCGCTTTGCCCCTCcacatcttgcgaatagcctcactggtctcctctaccttaaaacgccgACAAAAGCCAAAGTCGCGACACTCCCCAGAATGCTCCAACTTCCTTAACACAACATTTTTGTCCACATCATCACTCAAGAACCTATGGAAATAcaactgccatcttttcttaatgagggcATCTTCCACCAAAACTCTGtcatcctctcccttaatgcacttcacctagTCCAGATCACGACCCTTTCGCTCCCTAACcttagcaagcctaaacaacctcttctcCCCATCTTTCTCTCTAACAccttatacaaactctcaaaagctgcTATCTTAGCAGCCCCAactactaacttagcctcctttttagctaacttgtactcttccCTGCacacccgcttctcttcttcatccttactctcaccAAATTTAGCGTAAGCCATCTTCTTTGTCTTCACCTTCTTCTTAACATCTTCATTCCACCATCAATCCCCCCGATACCGGCTAGACCAGCCCCTCGAAAtgcccaacacctctctagccgaCTCCTTGATGCAACCAACAGCCCTATCctacatactatccacgtcccctcTGTACTCTTACACCCCCATCCCCTCTAAGTTCGCCCCTATTTCTAAAGCACTAACCAGAGTCAGATTGCCCCACCTAACCCTAGGTCGACCCTTCCCACCCAGTCTCATCTTGCCCTTCTTGATAATCAAGCCCATCACTAGGAGTCTATGCTGAGTCGCAAGATTCTTACTTGGAattaccttacaatccttacacaatggtttatcccccttcctaagcaggaaaaagtcaatctgagtcttggctaacCTACTTCGAAAAGTAACCAAGTGCTCTTCCTTCTTTGAAAAGctggaattcactaccaccaacccaaaggccctcgcaaaatccaaaagAGCAGCTCCCTCATCATTCCTAACCGCGAACCCAAAGCCCTCATATACAATATCGTACCCCAACGGCAAAGActcgatgtgcccgttgaaatccccacctatgaaaatcttctcccaactaggcacgcctctaaccacctcgtccaaaacctcgcaaaatctcttcttctcttcctcatcCAGGCCTACCTGTGGCGCATACGCACTACAGATGTTCAAAGTAAACCCTTGcaagaccaacttaatagtcataaCCCTATCACTAACCCTTTTAACCTCCACAACCTTCCTCCTAAGCTCCTCGTCCACTAAGATACCTACGTCATTCCTACGCCTTTCACTACCTGAATACGACAACTTGTATCCATTAACATCCCTAGCCTTGgaacctacccacttggtctcctagacacacgcaatattaatctttctcttcctaagaatcttaacCAGTTCTATCGACTTACCCTGCAGGGTCCCAATGTTCCACGACCCTACCCTCAAACTATCAACTCTCTTATCCCCTCCTTTAATACCTCGCACTCTGCTTCTCGAATCTAACCCAACACTAgcccccgatcccacccccaagACCCCTaggacatgaccctattccaccatGTGCCACCGAAGCCACTACTCAAAACAAAGTACAGCTAAGGCTAAAAACAGCAATAAGCCAATAACAATAAAAGGCACACGCAAAGCACAAAATGCaaccaaaattcaagaacaacagATGCtagcaaaataaagaaataaagaaatagagtTCAAGGTTAGAATTCACCGGGATATATAGAGGTGTGTCGCCGGAATCCCACAGCCACCACTCAATAAACCAAACAACACCCCAAACCACCACACACAAACAAACAAAGGAACCATAGGAGAAAATAGTAGGACAGATAGTAGGTACGCACAAAATACCCAACAATATCTACCAATACGCAAATCAGGCACAATTAAAATCACAAGAAAccgaaattaaaattttcaaggaACTACACTGTGAAGAGCAACTAAATAGTAAAGTTCAGATGTCATCAGGGTTCTGCGTATGCTGGTCACGGCAATTTTTATGTCGAAATTGGTTGTCGGAAATACAGTCACCGGAGAGAGGCCAAGTGTCCGTCGTTTTCTTGATGTTTCCAGAATCTGTTCGCAGGCTGACGTCTTACCAACTGTTTTAACAGTTTTGAACCAGTTTTGGCAGGTGCTTCACTCTTCCACCGTCGTCGGAGCCGAGCCGGCGGAAGCCCTAAATCCGCCGGCGATAACAGCTAGCAAACCAAACTGGGGCGAGAAAAGGGCTTGGGAGAAGAGAAGGGCTTAGGGAGAGAGAGAGGTCGAGGGAGAGATAGTGACCTTACCTATTTCCAGTGCTACTACGCCATCGCCGGCATCGGCCGGTCAGTCGAGACCGTTTAAAAATGTACgttaaaagtaaaagtaaaagagAGAAAGGAGCGTGTTTAAGGAGTAGAACATTAACAGCAACTTAATACAATATTCACACTTAAGACAATGCATCTAGTGCTCCGTTTCAAAAGAataacctactttgacttgacacaaagtttaagaaaataaagaagacttttgaatcttgtggccttaaattaaagttgtgtcaaacgtaccaaaatgtcatttaatcttgtggtcctaaacatgccatgcgaaaaattgaaattaaagtactgccaaaaaaggaaaaaggtcattctttttcaaatggACTACAAAGaaaaggtcattcttttttaaacggaggactAAAATGCATCTTTAGGATGTGTGTGGTAGAAAGGAAAATGTTTCTTGAAAAATAAGTCGGTTCTTACTGGAAGTGTTCGGTAAGTCAGCAAAAAGATATTATCTCAAGAGCACTTACATATAATATATCAACTCCAATGGGGTACAATGTGGTGGGAAGTGTGAGTTCAGGGGTGGGGTTGGGGCGTTGGGTGGGTGAGGAGGAGACAACGAACATGGAATCTCGGTTAAGAGACTTTTTTCCCTACTTCCATTAGGGAAGCCATTTTCCTCagttttaagaaactaatttTCCTagagaaaatgttttcctgaacATTTTGACTAATCAAACGTGAGAAAATTGGAAAACAGTTCCTTCATACCAAAGATACCCTTACTCAGAACGCTTTTGAGTACTTTTGGCATTCTAAGATAAGGTATAAAGCTACAGGCAATCAGCAGTGGAATTGAAGAACCTCTCATAGATGAAGTGCGCAAAGTTTCAAGACAATTGTTTGACCTTTCAATGGAAGAGAAGCAAAACTATGGCAGAGCACCAGATGATACTGAAGGACATGGAAATGACATGGTTCTTTCTGAAAATCAGACTCTCGATTGGACTGACAGACTGTATCTCCTGGTTCATCCAGAAGACGAGCGAAAGCTTAAGATTTAGCCTGAAAATCCAAAGTCATTTAGGTATTGTGAGTATTACTGTCTTTACCTTTCGGGAATAACAGCAACTTATTACAACGCTGAGCAACTTGTCTCTTTTCCTTTCAAAGGGTAAATTTAGAAGAATACAGCAGCAGATTAAAACTGATAGCAGAAGAACTCCTCAGGTCTATAGCAAGGTCTATGAACTTACCGGATGATAGGTTTCTGAGACAGTATGGAGACAGGCCAGTAATGTATGCAAGATTTAGCTTTTATTCTCCGTGTCCGAGGCCTAAACTTGTGCATGGCATCAAACCCCATGCGGATGGATCAGCCATTACCATTCTCTTACAAGATAAAGAAGTTGGTGGTCTTCAAATACTGAAAGACGACAAATGGTACCGAGTTCCCATCATGCCTTATGCTCTTCTCCTCAACATCGGAGATCAAGTAGAGGTACTAAGATGATCTTCATTTTTTAAGTATatacttcaaattcaatttctatTCTCTAGTACAAGAACAAAGACAATAAATTTACCAGTATGCAGATCTTACCAATACCTTTATGGGCTAGAGAGGtggtttctgatagaccctcggctcatgAAAATTGTTCCTCAGAACAAGTTTTAAAGAGCTTCTGTTCTCTAGTCTTGATCACGATGTCTACTATTTTGCAGATAATGAGTAATGGACTTCTTAAGAGCCCAGTGCACAGAGCTGTGAAAAACTCGGAGAAGGAAAGTATCATTGTGGCTATGTTCTGTAGCCCAGAATCCGGGAGCGAGATCAAGCCTGTTGAGAAGCTAACTGATGATAAAAGACCAAAATTATACAAAACAGTTTTTGGATTATACTGCAACTTACTTCCAATACTTCCAGCAAGGAAAAAGACCAATCGATGCAGTGAAAATCTGAAGTACATAGTGTCTTACTCTCATCTTTTCGCACTTTGCACAGCGCTATTTGTATGATGTAACTCATCAATCCTAGGCAATAACAAGAACAATATACTTTCATATGAGAATAACCTGACTAGCCCAAATTTCCTTCTTGCAATCAGTTTCATACCCGCATTGCCACGTCCTTTCTTTTCCCAAGAACGTTGTTCAAGTTTTCAGGATTCTTCATTTATCCCACATTTATTACCTAAATTAATACTCATGGATGATTTCCCTTGACTAAGCATTACACTTAatggtaacaataacaacaacaacatatccagtgtaatcccacaagtgggtcTGGGGAGCGTAGGATGTAcgcaatttttttattctttcttttctataaCTCAATTTTTTATTTCGATTTGGAGAGAAAATTTTTGTCATGATCCATGAACTAATGGActctctaatttttatatatttgtgtaCTGATAAGACCGTTTACTATTTCTTGAAGCTCTAGAAGGGTTTGGGGTTGCTCAAATTTTACAACAGATGCTTACTTATAAACCGAAACTTACCTCTACCTTGtggggtagagaggttgtttctgaaaaGCTTTTGAAGTAGGgttgttggaaaaaaaaatttcagcACATAGGTAGTTGCACTAAATGCCAGGAAAACAAAAACCCACAGAAATAAAGTTTATCATCTATCAAACCCTCCAAAAACTGAACAAATCTTCAACTATGTATAAATTTATATCATCCAATACTGAACGTTTCTTGTTAAAGATGCACCGTTATTACCAACTTGTCAATGTTTGACCAAAAAGTATAAGAGTAATAAGATTTGACTATGATAGCTAATGGCCTGCCAATATCCAGCTGCTAAAAAGATCAACCattgacaaaaaaatttaaatcaggCAACTTCTATTCGTTCCTATGGTCTTTTAATGGAAAATACACAAAGCTAAAACGAGAAACAACTAGATCAGCAGCTAGAGCTGCTTCAGCCATAGCAATGGCTGAAAACTTTGTTGCTCGGACTCATCAAACATGTAGCCCCACCGGtatcggatcctccaaaaatgcactacaCCACCCGTCGACATTTTTAAAGATTCCGAGCAAAATAGGCTGAAACAATCCAGCCTGCTAGGATAAGAACGTATTTGAGCCAATTCAAGAACTTGTAGACAGTAATCAGGTGTCAGAAAGGTATATTCCGTACAAGTTAGATTTCTCATAAACTTCCTTGTTATGTATGGTGTTGAAACTTGAAACCCTCTGCCTCACACTcaacacacaccccttagaaaaaAATCTTTGTCCTGTTTTCTGAATATTGAAATTGGACTTCTTCTAGAAAGTTCTCCAAGAAGTAAGTGAATGAGAACATTGACGAAATGCAATATCTGCAAactaggattttattttatttttttgggtaagGAACACGAGGAAAAAAGTTGTACCTACCAAGGCCTAACGTTATACTTGGGTCAAAACCACAAGTTGATAGATGTTCATTCACCTCGTGTTGCCATACAAAGAAGCTGAAGGACCTCAAATTCTCAAAGTGATAAATAGTTTGGAGTGGCTCATCATTATTTGAAATAAGTTGTGGTATATTAACCTTTCAACCAAAATGGCCTTCAATGCAGCCtaaatttgtttttttatgtCGTCTTTGTAGCCTGCAAATCATGAATAATGCGATCTTCAAGAGCTCAGTGCACAGGTGGCTAAGTTACTTGGACCCTTCACTTTCAGTGCCGCACTTATGTCGACCCGACATGGGTGTGAGTGTGGGATTTGTATCCGATCTGGTCAACCGATtatgggtactttgaccaaaaattgacatgGGAAGTCCAGACAGATTTAATGATt
Coding sequences within:
- the LOC107856229 gene encoding jasmonate-induced oxygenase 4-like produces the protein MLVTAIFMSKLVVGNTVTGERPSVRRFLDVSRICSQADVLPTVLTVLNQFWQVLHSSTVVGAEPAEALNPPAITASKPNWGIKLQAISSGIEEPLIDEVRKVSRQLFDLSMEEKQNYGRAPDDTEGHGNDMVLSENQTLDWTDRLVNLEEYSSRLKLIAEELLRSIARSMNLPDDRFLRQYGDRPVMYARFSFYSPCPRPKLVHGIKPHADGSAITILLQDKEVGGLQILKDDKWYRVPIMPYALLLNIGDQVEIMSNGLLKSPVHRAVKNSEKESIIVAMFCSPESGSEIKPVEKLTDDKRPKLYKTVFGLYCNLLPILPARKKTNRCSENLKYIVSYSHLFALCTALFV